One region of Triticum aestivum cultivar Chinese Spring chromosome 6B, IWGSC CS RefSeq v2.1, whole genome shotgun sequence genomic DNA includes:
- the LOC123138026 gene encoding uncharacterized protein isoform X3, with protein sequence MEAAPPASWLREPNLHHASSPSQHRGTRNGYMRHSVSVGVSQSTTQESAHLLSKNTDVGSRRKYVTWLSQPRNMVVGQETEAAATKSQRTFLLNRLKPRGVLLLV encoded by the exons ATGGAGGCGGCGCCGCCGGCAAGCTGGTTGAG AGAACCAAATCTGCACCATGCCTCCTCACCCTCTCAG CACAGAGGAACGAGGAATGGATACATGAGGCATAGCGTAAGCGTAGGGGTCAGCCAGAGCACGACGCAAGAGtctgcccatctcctctcaaa gAACACAGACGTCGGTAGCAGGAGAAAGTATGTGACTTGGTTGAGTCAGCCAAGAAATATGGTG GTTGGTCAGGAAACTGAAGCTGCAGCTACGAAGAGCCAAAGAACATTCTTGCTGAACAGGCTAAAGCCAAGAG GGGTGCTGCTACTGGTGTAA
- the LOC123138026 gene encoding uncharacterized protein isoform X1 produces the protein MEAAPPASWLSFKKEILIENQICTMPPHPLRGTRNGYMRHSVSVGVSQSTTQESAHLLSKNTDVGSRRKYVTWLSQPRNMVVGQETEAAATKSQRTFLLNRLKPRGGRYVILM, from the exons ATGGAGGCGGCGCCGCCGGCAAGCTGGTTGAG CTTTAAGAAGGAGATTTTAATAG AGAACCAAATCTGCACCATGCCTCCTCACCCTCTCAG AGGAACGAGGAATGGATACATGAGGCATAGCGTAAGCGTAGGGGTCAGCCAGAGCACGACGCAAGAGtctgcccatctcctctcaaa gAACACAGACGTCGGTAGCAGGAGAAAGTATGTGACTTGGTTGAGTCAGCCAAGAAATATGGTG GTTGGTCAGGAAACTGAAGCTGCAGCTACGAAGAGCCAAAGAACATTCTTGCTGAACAGGCTAAAGCCAAGAG gaGGCAGATATGTGATTCTCATGTGA
- the LOC123138026 gene encoding uncharacterized protein isoform X2, with translation MEAAPPASWLREPNLHHASSPSQHRGTRNGYMRHSVSVGVSQSTTQESAHLLSKNTDVGSRRKYVTWLSQPRNMVVGQETEAAATKSQRTFLLNRLKPRGGRYVILM, from the exons ATGGAGGCGGCGCCGCCGGCAAGCTGGTTGAG AGAACCAAATCTGCACCATGCCTCCTCACCCTCTCAG CACAGAGGAACGAGGAATGGATACATGAGGCATAGCGTAAGCGTAGGGGTCAGCCAGAGCACGACGCAAGAGtctgcccatctcctctcaaa gAACACAGACGTCGGTAGCAGGAGAAAGTATGTGACTTGGTTGAGTCAGCCAAGAAATATGGTG GTTGGTCAGGAAACTGAAGCTGCAGCTACGAAGAGCCAAAGAACATTCTTGCTGAACAGGCTAAAGCCAAGAG gaGGCAGATATGTGATTCTCATGTGA